The Pleurodeles waltl isolate 20211129_DDA chromosome 7, aPleWal1.hap1.20221129, whole genome shotgun sequence genome contains the following window.
TCATTGTGTAGCAACACAGAGTAATAAGACAAAAGGCCATCACTCACATTGTCTGAATACCAACCGGCTTTTCAGTGGGCTCGTCCAAGCTGTGAAGTCCTGCGTCGGGATGTGTTGTGAAGCGTCAGTTCCGATgaggagctgcgaggctgtgaATCATGCTGCATCAGTTGTGCTTGGACTACAGCTGGGCTAGCAGAGTATATACCCGCCCACttacaaaggtccaggactggagtaaCATCTTTTGggaggcaggactcacagcagacagtccaggtgctgggttcaaggtggtttgagccttttctgtccctgaggttatGACCAGGAGACCAACCAACtaacccctggagtcactctggtggtcctgggttcaagatgcaggtccagtccttttcactcagtgttagaaatggggtctttggttggcagttaggttaccccctgtccaagcaaggaccctcacactagtcaggataagtcacacacaatctaaattatcctgtgcccaccctctggtatcttggcactgaacagtcaggcttaacttagaaggcatcaCACAGtgttttggaaaaatatatattatttatctggtaaCATGCAGGCCAAAACGATTTAGATGCaacaagtatattttgaaatatcactgtaaaaatgatataaagtgtctttattctcttaaaagcaacaaatgtctcttgcaagcacaaagtacctggtttgcgttcaaaatctctgcaaggaaccgcacaggaggagatgcgtggaaaacagggaggtgtgtgtcgatttcttgggccgcacatggcgaggctttgtgtcgatttccggcactcggacttgggtcctcttcaggttgcgggggtttcggacgccccagggacaatgcattggAATccagcactggcaggacgaagtcacagggactgtgtcgatccggtgggctttgcgtggaaaattctactgcacggcaggagcagcgttgattcctctcaggaagtcatgctgcgtcgttccggctcagctgtgcgtcaatccagtaggccatgcattgaatttccggtcactacgctggcactgcgtcgatcttctccttgcaaagtcaggctgcgtcattccagttcagcgtgcagtgattttctcaccgcgatgcaggctgtgcgttgtttctggtaggctgtgcattgattttcaccgcacagggatttcttcttgcaggaatgaagtctttttggtcctaagacttcagggaacaggaggcaagctctatccaagcccttggagagcacttctcagcagagccagagagcagcaaggcagcagggcaacagcaaggcagcagtccttctcagaaagcaatcaggtgagtcctttgggcagccaggcagttcttcttggcaggttgcagtttctggttcaggttctcttccaggaagtgtctgagttggtaggggtagagaccctgtttaaatatctaattgtgcctttgaagtgagggagactttaaagagtggcttagaagtgcacaaggtcccctttcagttccattctgtctgcaagggtcccagtagggggtgtggcagtcctttgtgtgagggcaagctactgtcctttgacatgtaagtgtcaggccctccaccgtcacagtccaggaagacccattcaacatgTAGATGTattcaagtgtgactgagcatcctatgtttgtggtttgtctgagtgaatgcacaagggagctgtcaactaaacctagccagacgtggattgtaaggcacagaaggatttaagtacaaagaaatggccactttctaaaagtggcatttctaaaatagtaatattaaatccaacttcaccagtcagcaggattttgtattaccattctggccatactaaatatgaccttcctactactttcagatcagaagtTTAGCCCTAAtcttagcttatgaaaggagcaggccttacagcagtgcaaaacgaatttaggggtttacactaccaggacatgtaaactacataggtacatgtcctgccttttgtctacgcagcaccctgccctatgggttacctagggcctacctgaggggtgacttatatgtagaaaagggggagttttaggcttggcaagtacttttaaattccaggtcgaattggcagtgaaactgcacacacaagccttgcaatggcaggccttagacatggttaaggggctacttagatgggtggcacaatcagtactgaagGCCAACGaatagcatttaacctacaggccctgggcacatatagtgcactttactagggacttataagtaaattaaataagccaattgggtatgatccaatgtcaccatgttttaagggagatatcatatgcactttagcactggttagcagtggtaaagtgcgcctagtcctaaaaccagcaaaaacagtgtccaaaaagtggagggaggcaggcaaaaagttaggggtgaccaccctaaggctgccaggtctaacactcaggcagcagggctgcagggcagccaagcatcagggcagcagagtagcagtccttcttgcagcagagcagcacagcagtccttctgagtcttccacaggtccagaggtgtactgaagattgGGGTCCGAGGGTCCAAAatgtatacttggtgccagctttgaagtgggaaaagcttctagagttGGCCACCACCAAAGGTGTCTGGAATGTTCTTCCTCCCTGCCCTTACCACAGCTTGTCTGGGGGCATAAAACCCTTTGTGAGTGCTGagtcagagtctttgtgatgtggaagtgtggtaggtgacagcttctccccACCAATTcagggatggcccatcctgccaatacctattcacccttttgtctcactgtcttggagTAATACACAATGAGCAACTAAACCACCATTCAGTTTTGCAGGAAGCAGAAGGTCTGCTGGACGCTTGCAGTGCATAAGAAAGGAAAAGCTATTAGTGGATGCGGTGAAACTGCTGGAGGTCGGATAACTCAAATAGCAAATAGCAAATGTGGAGGAGATGCTGGAACATGTACTAAAAGTGTCTCCCGATGCTAGATTATTTTCATTGTGGAGCAACACAGAGTAATAAGACAAAAGACCGTCACTCACCTTGTCTGAATACCAAACAGCTTTTCAGTGGGCTCGTCGAAGCTTGGGACCAAAACCAAAGGCAGAGGAGAAATGAGAGACTACCTCAATGTACCTATGCAGTTCTGTGGGATCAACCAACATTTGATTGGCACTGTGTATGACcagtgactgaagtgggctgaacTCGAGCCCATTTTCTGTGAGTAAGGTTACGTAGttttatgtattatttttgtgAAAACAAGAGGCTAGAAGAACAGTTTAAAGCTGTCTTTATGTCAGACATAAAAAATTAGCTACTGTCATTGAAATAATTCTACCAATTAGAAGGATTATGATTCATTTCTGGTGAGAGGTCACGCCTCACTGCTCTTGATATCACTTTGAGTTATGAAGAAGTGTCAATAACACAGAATTTCTGCAGAGAAAGGCTTCATTCATAGCTGTATTTAAGCATTTTGTGGTGAACAGAAAAAGTCTGCATTTTGTGAGCACTGAAAAAGATTAGGCTGATTCTTGCAACACTAGGCaaaataatatttcatttttatgttttttttccagatGCTATTGAGTGCGTGAAATGCCTGGATCATCAGTGGTCAAATGAAGTCGGTGATAAGTGCATCCCTAAACCCCTATTGTTTCTTTCCTACAACGAGCCTCTGGGAGCAGCACTGGTGATTGTCTGTGCCATCTGCTCAGCCATCACGTTATCAGCACTTTGCATCTTTAGGAGACATCGGGACACTCCAATCGTCAAAGCTAACAATCGAGCTCTCAGTTTTCTTCTTCTAGTTTCCCTCAACCTTTGCTTCCTTTGTTCCATCATGTTTATTGGAAAACCTAAAAGAGTGACCTGTGTACTTCGCCAGGTCATTTTCACCATCGTTTTCACCATCTGCATCTCCACCATTTTGGCAAAGACCATCACTGTAGTCATTGCTTTCAATGCTACAAGACCTGGCAGCATATTCAGAAAGTGGGTGAAGTCAACATTTCCCTTCTATCTCCTTCTACTGTGTTCAATTCCCCAGGTCGTCATATGCATTTTTTGGTTGGTAGTTTCACCACCCTTTGTGGAACTAaacatgaaaaatgaaattggTACGATAACCATTGAGTGCAACGAAGGTTCATTGATACTTTTCTATGGCGCACTAGGGTATTTGGGACTATTGTCGAGTATAAGCTTCGTGGTTGCGTTCATAGCAAGGAAGTTACCTAACAGTTTCAACGAAGCCAAAATGATCACTTTCAGCATGCTAGTGTTCTGCAGTGTTTGGATTTTGTTCATCCCAACTTATTTGAGCACCAAAGGAAAATATATAGTAGCAGAGGAAATATTTGCCATCCAAGCATCCAgtgctggactgctttgctgtatatTTTTCCCCAAACTGTATATCATCCTTCTGAAGCCTGAGAGGAACTCCAAAGAGTATTTAATAAAGAAAATCAGAGTTGACCATGGTTAGGTGCCACAACTGGTTGGGTGAAGCAACTATTTAAAGAAACATGCCAAAATACTCTCAGTGCAGAACAATTGCTGATTATAAT
Protein-coding sequences here:
- the LOC138247024 gene encoding vomeronasal type-2 receptor 26-like, coding for MMNNSDVLQQMVYPTDTVPPKWLLNFIRKVFFTNSAGEKQFFDQNGDPPALYDILNWQLLPDGTTQYVKIGTFDSSLTEHQPITVNDSAIVWSRGYTELPRSVCSENCPPGHRRAARLGYPNCCFDCLLCSEGEITNNTDAIECVKCLDHQWSNEVGDKCIPKPLLFLSYNEPLGAALVIVCAICSAITLSALCIFRRHRDTPIVKANNRALSFLLLVSLNLCFLCSIMFIGKPKRVTCVLRQVIFTIVFTICISTILAKTITVVIAFNATRPGSIFRKWVKSTFPFYLLLLCSIPQVVICIFWLVVSPPFVELNMKNEIGTITIECNEGSLILFYGALGYLGLLSSISFVVAFIARKLPNSFNEAKMITFSMLVFCSVWILFIPTYLSTKGKYIVAEEIFAIQASSAGLLCCIFFPKLYIILLKPERNSKEYLIKKIRVDHGMIGAVAEVPGVIWEEEALSVPTSEVCLSLSFSENGIPVFKVQYTSDYQSRRYKWGSFRSESSVSPLNSKPGGQLVQRHPRFDPCFKVQKSHLFIGEIGTKMKVVIHSTDPMYKRLDLVYIALPYHQDIIYVSAP